A window of the Opitutaceae bacterium genome harbors these coding sequences:
- a CDS encoding metalloregulator ArsR/SmtB family transcription factor produces the protein MKAPWEILKLLADPTRLRLICLLHREELAVAEIQEILEMAQSRISSQLSLLRKADLVIDRREGKNSFYSIHPNLLPAERTLIDTARGLVATQPEMLRDQEMLESLISRRRQVAEKYFNLIAGRLGRNYCPGRSWEAIGHFLLHLVPSISVADLGAGEGLISQLIARRADHVTCIDNSPRMVEVGTELALKNGLDNLEYRLGDIENVPMPDQSVDLAILSQALHHAQHPQVAIDEAFRILKPGGTLLRLDLKEHGFEKARELYADRWLGFKESTLDRYLKNAGFKKVEVTAVAKEEQEPSFVTLLATGIKGTAA, from the coding sequence TTGAAAGCGCCCTGGGAAATCCTCAAACTCCTGGCTGATCCGACACGGCTCAGACTGATCTGCCTTCTTCACCGCGAGGAACTCGCGGTGGCGGAGATCCAGGAGATTCTGGAAATGGCCCAGTCCAGGATTTCCTCACAGTTATCGCTTCTCCGGAAGGCCGATCTGGTGATCGACCGGCGGGAGGGAAAGAATTCATTCTATTCGATCCACCCCAACCTTCTCCCGGCGGAACGGACCCTGATCGACACGGCACGTGGTCTTGTGGCCACCCAACCGGAGATGCTGCGCGATCAGGAGATGCTGGAGAGCCTGATCAGCCGTCGACGCCAGGTGGCCGAGAAGTATTTCAACCTCATCGCGGGCCGGTTGGGGCGGAATTACTGTCCGGGACGATCGTGGGAGGCCATCGGTCACTTCCTGCTTCACCTTGTTCCCTCCATCTCGGTCGCGGATCTTGGGGCGGGCGAAGGCCTCATCTCCCAGCTCATCGCCCGGCGGGCGGACCACGTGACCTGCATCGACAATTCACCGCGCATGGTGGAGGTCGGGACCGAATTGGCCCTGAAAAACGGACTCGACAACCTCGAATACCGCCTTGGAGACATCGAGAACGTTCCGATGCCTGACCAGTCGGTCGATCTGGCCATCCTCAGCCAGGCTCTGCACCACGCCCAGCACCCGCAGGTGGCGATCGATGAGGCGTTTCGCATCCTCAAGCCCGGAGGAACTCTCCTGAGACTCGACCTGAAGGAACACGGTTTCGAGAAAGCCCGTGAGCTCTATGCGGACCGCTGGCTCGGCTTCAAGGAAAGCACCCTCGACCGCTACCTCAAGAACGCGGGATTCAAGAAGGTCGAGGTGACGGCGGTCGCCAAGGAGGAACAGGAGCCCAGTTTCGTCACTCTGCTCGCCACCGGGATCAAGGGAACGGCAGCCTGA